In Erpetoichthys calabaricus chromosome 4, fErpCal1.3, whole genome shotgun sequence, one genomic interval encodes:
- the LOC127527513 gene encoding olfactory receptor 2D2-like — protein sequence MEPGQKSFRLQENLNYTSITQFTFEGFTDKGHTSPLIGLVFLISYIMTLMGNLFIFYIVTKLQKLHTPMYIMIVNLAVSDIMYSTTISPQLMHFYFLGIREIAFNMCFVQMFFLHYAACVDSFLMAAMSIDRFVSICFPLRYPSIITNSIAYIMCVIAWIFGLLVPFVSVLYSFSLPYCGPNKVMHLYCQHSQVARLACMDTSFISARALVLGCTLLLGSFFIIFLSYLKIIIAVLKIKTKEGKTKAFYTCSTQLIVVTIFYVPRIFVYLATLFHLYIPTDLNTALGIVYCLFPPLVNPVIYSFRTHEIRQFVWKKIILRK from the coding sequence ATGGAACCAGGACAGAAATCATTTAGACTCCAGGAAAACCTGAACTATACTTCAATTACccagtttacatttgaaggtttTACTGACAAAGGCCATACATCTCCATTAATTGGATTAGTTTTCCTTATTTCATATATCATGACTCTTATGggaaatctgtttattttttacatagttACAAAACTACAGAAATTACATACACCCATGTACATTATGATAGTAAACCTTGCAGTTTCAGACATAATGTATAGCACAACCATATCTCCTCAGCTTATGCATTTCTATTTTCTCGGTATTAGAGAGATTGCCTTTAATATGTGTTTTGTTCAGATGTTCTTTTTACATTATGCAGCCTGCGTGGATTCTTTTCTTATGGCTGCAATGTCAATTGATCGCTTTGTCTCTATTTGTTTTCCTTTACGGTATCCTTCCATAATTACAAACAGCATTGCTTACATAATGTGTGTTATAGCTTGGATATTTGGACTTTTAGTTCCATTTGTTTCAGTCctctattctttttctcttccctacTGTGGTCCCAATAAAGTTATGCACTTATACTGCCAGCACAGTCAAGTAGCTCGGCTTGCTTGTATGGATACATCCTTCATCAGTGCTAGAGCACTAGTATTGGGTTGCACTCTGCTTTTGGGTagttttttcataatatttttatcatatctgaaaataattatagctgtacttaaaattaaaacaaaagaaggaaaaacaaaggCATTCTATACATGTAGCACACAGTTAATTGTAGTTACAATATTTTATGTTCCTAGAATATTTGTATATCTAGCTACACTATTCCATCTTTATATACCAACTGATTTAAATACGGCACTTGGTATTGTTTATTGTCTTTTCCCTCCATTAGTAAACCCAGTTATATACAGTTTCAGAACACATGAGATAAGGCAATTTGTTTggaagaaaattatattaagaaAATAG